The following proteins come from a genomic window of Alnus glutinosa chromosome 10, dhAlnGlut1.1, whole genome shotgun sequence:
- the LOC133880577 gene encoding putative disease resistance protein RGA1, giving the protein MHLEIDECDSLTYMSVGLGQLTNLQTLSAFYVHSGFPSRHSDSSGLQELGGLNKLRGELEIKNLGHGKGVTLDCKAANLKEKQHLRTLTIRWKEVGLDDANNWDEASLEGFEPHPNLKGLSLYHYQGSRLPSWLLLLTNLVSFELTSSPKCQYLPTLSQLPSLKYLSLDSLEAMEYISEDGDSNELSSSSRVQTPFFPSLEFIWLYKCPNLKGWRRRRKMDSSVELNSDSDNSVEITEHHLLPSFPRLSELSIWYCPTLTSIEWIHNCKSLRLLEIRNCLNLASLPEGMHRLTSLQKLTIKDCPILLQRYNRDTGKDWAKIAHIPELHLS; this is encoded by the coding sequence ATGCACCTTGAGATAGATGAATGTGATAGTTTGACTTATATGTCAGTTGGATTGGGGCAACTGACTAACCTTCAGACGTTATCCGCATTTTATGTCCACTCGGGTTTTCCCTCCAGACATAGTGATAGTAGTGGTTTACAAGAATTAGGCGGATTAAATAAGCTGAGAGGAGAGTTGGAGATTAAAAATCTGGGACATGGGAAAGGTGTTACGTTAGATTGTAAGGCTGCGAATCTGAAGGAGAAACAACATCTTCGTACTTTGACTATACGGTGGAAAGAGGTTGGGTTAGATGATGCCAATAATTGGGATGAAGCGTCATTGGAAGGCTTCGAACCGCACCCAAATCTGAAAGGGCTTTCCTTATATCACTATCAGGGTTCAAGGCTTCCAAGTTGGCTCTTGTTACTCACAAATCTTGTTTCATTTGAATTAACGTCTTCTCCGAAATGCCAGTATTTGCCAACGTTGAGTCAACTGCCTTCTCTCAAGTATCTTAGTCTTGATTCGTTGGAGGCTATGGAGTACATATCAGAAGACGGTGATAGCAATGagttatcttcttcttcaagggtGCAAACACCATTTTTCCCGTCTCTCGAGTTTATTTGGCTCTATAAATGCCCTAATCTCAAggggtggaggaggaggaggaagatggaTTCTTCTGTGGAGCTCAATAGTGATAGTGATAATTCCGTTGAAATAACGGAGCATCATTTACTCCCTTCCTTTCCTCGTCTCTCAGAATTATCGATCTGGTATTGCCCTACGTTGACTTCCATAGAGTGGATCCACAACTGCAAATCACTTCGACTGCTTGAAATTCGTAATTGCTTGAATTTGGCGTCTCTTCCCGAAGGAATGCATAGGCTAACATCTTTGCAGAAGCTAACAATTAAGGATTGTCCCATCTTATTGCAAAGATACAATAGAGACACAGGTAAGGATTGGGCCAAGATCGCTCACATTCCAGAGTTACATTTATCGTAA